The nucleotide sequence GTCTAAACAAAATCCTTTATTTAActtaaataaaaccttttatacagacaataaaaaaaagagagataaatgTTCTAAGAATCCACGGGTCAAACTGTTCTCTCAAATTCTAAATATGAacgttatattaattaatattgctTGTAggtaatcataaaattataatagTTAGAAATGTGACTACACAAATTATAAATTTaccagataaaaaaaacaacaataaacaaacaaaagaaagacTCCATGCACATGACTTCTGTGGTCACCATAAGGTGTCGGTATCTGCACAACCTGACTATTAATCTTTCACATTGAGTGCTGTTTAAACAATGTACAGCTGAGTGTCTGATCTTTTTATGTAGGTATCTCACGGTCTACAAATGTTCATGAAAACTTGGCAGCTTGTGGAGGAGGTCCTAAAAACCCTCCGGCCTGTTTGGTGGCAGCACGGGAGGGGGCGAGACCCAACATCTTCTGGATATTCTGAAAGAACACAAGTATTCAGTGGAAAAGGTTAGGGCATGCATTACACGAATGAACAGTGTCAAAGCCATGTTGGCATATTGACTAATTTTAACAGAAGTCTTTTAACAGAGGCATTGGAagctaaagtgttacctaatacCTTTATGTAAGCATTGATAACACTGATacctaaaaatgacatttatttaaagaggtcatatgatgcgatttcttGTTCCTTACTCTTTGGAGTgatacaagctcttggtgcatgaagaagatctgtaaagttgcaaagactactACTATCCAgaaatattctttatcaaagtaaaGATTTTGCtacgcccccctaaaatggctcattcaaacacgcccctacatgtctacatcactatgtggaaatatttgcgtaatgcctcccaaatgttcatgcaaagaaagaaggcatggtttcagtaaccgcagttagtgttgaagcagccatgtcagggagatgctgtgtgtatctaggtgaaagcaaaagcactttgtTCGGTCtcctgaaagtagatgcatttaggaatctttaagattatttACAACAGGACAGCAACgtacaatctggcgcttctgaatcagctactggaagcaTGTTTTGTTATCAGTTTAAGTATTGctactgaatgttcaaatgcgGGGTTTATCTGCAATAGTGTCCAAGCAtcgaatgcgtgtgtgtgtgtatgtgtgagagagagagagatatggtcAAACAGTGGAGTCAGCAGTCTTAACCATCTGTGTACTGCAAACAAATAGGAGCTTTATCAATGTGTCTGCACGCaactctgttccccttttgggcttgaactgatggtaaaactaaggacattattacctgtctttacatttattttgaaagaagcgTTACATTTCCAACGAGTGCTTGCGGTGATCGTCCAATCACTTAGTAGAAAAtgatgtgtttgagagaggcggggcatagaggacctacaataatatacagtatttgaaaaattatgttttttttttattttttatttacattaaagcatgtcaacatattctgttacacaaaataatgatcttaaaaaaaaaaaagcatcatatgacccctttaactgatTCTGCTCATTTTAGACCATAAAACCTTACTGATGTGGACTGAAGGTGTTGGCAAAAATTTTGGCTTCACGGTTGGAGAAGGTTCTACCAAGTAGGCTATAATTCATATGGACCATATGGGCTTTTATGGACTGCTTCTGTGTTACAAATTAATGCCAAGTGTAACTTGCAATACTTGAAATAACCTGAAAACAATATGGCAGAAGGATTTAGGGATTCATATTCATGATAATGACTGGCTGGATATTCTATTTAATGTGGGTAAGAACATAAGGGAAGCAAGAGGGAAATGAATTCATTACAAAATAGTAGAGATCGACCGAAATTGGATTTTGATGATACCGATAGcaaggttggaccacactggccgatagcAATTAATTAAtcgatagtttttaaaatggatactgaaataaaaaaaatgtgctttatttacaaaaaaaaaaaaaaaatacaaccgtACTGAACCAtactaatagtagtagtaatactactactactactactactactactaataataataacagtaatagtaaatgttgaaattaccacactctaataaggccctatgaaatctgttaaatttttcataaattccattttatttatttccaatttCTGTTATTTAATTTTCCTGGAATAGgaatttttctctattttttccaTTACAATTTTACTCCACtccttttttaatagttaaattaatcattaaataagtctaattaaataaaatcatgaaacttatacattttcaaatcaatttaataagtttaacaaaaaatacataattagggctctatgaaatgttttattttttctcaccatatttttttttatagttaccaaattctgttttagcacgtctaattatttgaacgcataaaacaacttaatttattttttcttaaagaagcctaatgattttttttcccatcaaaaattctgtgtttatttacatttttattgttatcaaatcaaggcatgaaacataaattttatgtcttttaattacttaaaattaaacaaacttttttttttgttgcaaacaaAGGGATTTACTATTGAAATATTGaataaatgttgtgtgattattccttaaaaatacagtttgtttcattttagcagTAGGCTATGTACACATGTACATTTCACATGTACATTCTACATTCTAATTCAAAatcggacttttattttgacgggttgccttTACAGTTCTTTACATGTGATGAGATGCTCTTTCTCACGCGTTTGCAACGCATTCAACTCGAGCAGCGgtctaaaacagtttatttattcatcGAACGGACACAAATGGACTTCAAGAATTTGAAGTTCGTGATTAAAAAAAAGGAGCAAACGGAAAGAGCGATCTatattatagctctataaattaaacatacagactttattagagaCAAACGTTTCGATGGAAATGCTCAATATACAATTCATTATGTACATAAACAATGATTCAGggtgaatataatgtaatttaatggaaaactatgtgaatggCGCTGTTATGCGGGGCAGGAGTTTCTGTCTGAAGTTTCTCTCTCTGTTCAGCATGCAGTGTCACGTGTTTGAACCGAGCAGGaacctcccactctctctcgtgactaaaaatgtaattcatcaaCTGACCGCTTGAGGCTAGCTGCGAAAGGGTGTCAGTCCGATAGActtcccatgttaaaatgcccaactttatagCAGGAAATattttacagcctggtgcaaaaaattattttggtctaaatagaaaattttgcccttcatgacaactgtgagcgaggtgaattttttttatataactcatcctttttatttatatttagccttaaagttctgcataatcaAGGGCGTGGCCAATAGAGTCAGAGGTGGATTGGCGCTGCTGACACCACCGTCGTgctaggtgggtgtggcttcagcaacaaactcccgcctttttgcccattttcgattaccCCAGAGtgacgtgctgccaagatggcgactgCTCGCTCCACCCACTTTCGGTTTCAAAAACTCTCttcggaaacctatgggtgacgtcacagacactacgtccatgtttttatacagtctatggcagggataggcaactctagtcctggagggccactcacctgcctgtatctatctagtaatcccgaaaacactgattgccttgttcaggtatgttcaattagggttggagctaaactctgcagtacagtggccctccaggaccgaagttgcctatccctggtctATGGTCTGAACAGACAGCAcgtgctgtcagtgatttcagccACTAGAGGCCGCTCTCGCACTATTAATGAAAACCGAGCCTTCTCAGCCACTCCAGCAACGGACCCAACCCGGGAAACTATCAGCTGCTCCAGCAAAGGACGAAAATCAGACAACAATCGGCATGGATTTTAGCCGATAACCAATTGAAAATAATCTATTCTGGAAATGTAAGGAAGAAGAGGCCACTTATTTTCATATGATCTGTGTTCAGCCATTCTGGCGTAAAATTCTGAGATTACTTGAAGAGTGGCTGGGCTTTAATTTACCTGTGGAACCACAATTATGCCTTCTTGGAGATAAATCAGTGCTACCCAACATACATAGCACAAAATGCTTTTACCATTATTAAGATTGGTTGCATCACAGCCAAGATGATCTTACACAACTGCAGGAAAACTCTTCCCTCAAAACTGCCATTACATTATTACAACTTGGATCGTGCTCCATTCACTgaagtaatattatatatatatatatatatatatatatatatatatatatatatatatatatatatatatatatatatatatatatatatagataaacatTACCTGGCGAATTGACATGGTGCACAGGATGTAGAGGAAGATGAAGGAACAGTCAGTGTAATCTTCACCAAGAAGGTTGCGGTGTGAGAGGCCTTGGATATATGACAACGGGACAAACGGAAGTTTGGCCACAACACGACCATCAAagctgaaattaaaaacaaaaacacagaagtGAAGTTCTGATTCCAGGTAACTTTACCAAATCATACCACTTTTAACCTACAATATTATTGAACATTTATAACAAAGCATCTCCGTGATGAAGCACTGAATGGGTCAACATACATGGAATTGAACATGCCCATCAAAGCAGTGAAGCAAAAGCCAATGGCAAACATCGATTTCATCCGGACCTGcaattaaaatatctttaacacAATTGCAAAACAAAGTGTAAACTATGTTAACTTTGAGAATGAATAAGAAAtaactatgaaaaataaatttgaGAAGTGCAGTGGAAAATATTCGAATACCATTGACAGGTCTCTGTTATTGTTCTTGAGTTTCTCTTCTTGTCTCTCTGTTGAATACAACATTATAGTTTACAATGCTCCATTTATGTTGCACAAGAATAACAATTGCATTTTTACTAATTGTTAAcaataacataaatatttttttttttacgaattgtCTGTAATAcgtattattttactttctgttaatagtaataatcatcatcatttacataaataataataagcaagAATCATTAGAATGATCTTacctatttttttcttctgttgacgCCCAGCTGATTCTGTAATggtctctttctttttctccactATAACATGTTACAGAATTGTAATCATTGGTCACATGTATTAAAATCCAATCAAAGAACAAACATGTCTCGTTCATATAACTTACGTTTTTTACTCTGTTTTTCGACCTCGGCCTTTAGTCTTTTGTATTTGTCTGTGCGGTATACCAGAACCCATGTTATTCCTGTAGAAACAGAGCAAGGCGAACTGTTATCCAGCACTACAAGAGCTCGTGCGTTTGTCCTGTATTTGCTGAGCTTCGGATATTTTCCTGGCCTTTCGCTGACTGATTTCTGATATGCAAAACTCAATTCTAACGTAGCGTGTACATACCTTCCGCTAATAATGCTGTGCATATAGATATAAACACAATCAGGATCGTATCTGCAAACATTGTGCTCATTTTGGAAAAACGTTTAAGATACTAATAACACTTCAGGTCAGCCACAAGCTCTACTACAGCAGCGTCAGCAGTACTGTGATGATATCATCAATGTGCGCCCGGCTTCCTCGTGGGTGCTGAATGTGGCTGCACTATGAACTCATGACTCCACTCCTCCTACTAGTGGCAGTGACCCGGCATTATATTTCTGCAAGAAAGGTAAATGATGACGAATTGattaaaacctatttttaaaaaacgttttaaatTATAGTAATGAACATTTGCTTGTGGATTTCAATTGTTTAAgggtgagatttaaaaaaaaaaaaggcatttaagATTTTTGGACTTTGTATGTGAATGCATTTTGTATTAAAGTTGTGCTAAAGTATTAATATTTCTCATATCATCATGGTTAGATCAGCTTTCAAAGGTGCACCTTGTACATTTTAgtgctgtttctctctttctgcttTGCTCATCAGAGTGTATCTCTGTCCTCTATATTGGTCAGATATTTAAGATTGCTTTGCAATGTAgtgcactatataaatgtaatattaataataataataataatattaactgaACAATTTAATGTTACATGACAAATTTCATATCCACTGAAATTAAGCAGGTAGGGACTATGAATCTGTGCTCtccttcaaaattatttttttaatatgaagaTACTTTATATTCATGTCATTATGtatcatatatatgatatcaTATATCATTATATGGTGTTATATATGCgtaatataataaactaaaatattatatatatatatatatatatatacacacacacacacacacacatacatacatacaaacaaacattaaGTATATTAGAGTCTTGCCTTTATACtatgtaattgtttaaaagtttgaagatttgattaaaaaaaaaatccaaacatcCAACCAACTCTAAAATGATTTCATTTTGCTTAAAAATAATAGAATTCAACAGCCAATACTCCATCACACCATCAATTTCTAGAGCTGGAGaaacaatattgtaaaaaatattgtggGAAGGACattgtacattttacatatacatgAAAAAGTAATCACATGTATATAacacttttataaagtgttttaatgagTGTACTTTGAGTGGAGAGAGCTCTGCTAATTCCTACTAACAAATGTAACATCACACAAACGCTCCAAAGGAAAAGGTTAGACACATCTGAAGGGAAGAGGGAGGAGGAGCGCCGCTGCTTGTGTGGTAAAAGCAGTCCGAGCCTCAGTGTGCGCACTGACAGCATGGCAGGAGACAGAGACGGCACGTTGGACAATCAAGCCGAAAATGAGCATGTTGTCAGGCAGCCTTTCCTCATCGGGGTAGCCGGAGGCACTGCCAGCGGCAAGGTTGGCATTCTGCTTTACCTCACATAGAAATATTAGTTAtcgtttgttttgtgtgtgtgtaagagagagagagagcacaccgACTGCCGCGTGGCTCATGGAATCATCAatgtgcacatttattttattaccagAGATGGTTTGACATGTCCGATGTAAAAACTGACATATAGACTATTTGAATTTAAGGCGTTATCTATTTGACTAGTTTATTGATTTGTAAATCAAGTTTagtcatttacataaaaaaagcaaattaatagggatagtatttttaaaacagttataCAGAATATTATAAATCGCTGGTATGTGTCCCTCATAAACAAGGATGTTGGTCATTTTCCTGATGTAGACAGCTCCCAGCGCTATGAACTATGGCGATGGTGAACTTACTAACTTATTAATAAGCatttaatcaatgttattattttttacctaAAATGCTCTAAATCCAGTTTAATTCATTTGAGAAAAGTATCAGGATTGTAATGGATCAGGCTCTGTTGTGTCGATGCAAATTCCGACTGTCTTTTGTTGTTAGGAAACAGCATGACACTTGAGCCGGGTAAATCTCCACAATCCTCTGACATTCCATCAGATTCATTAAAATACCATTATTTGTCGAACACCCTAATTACAGCTTTACTTTAGATAAATATACAATGTGTTGTGAGGAAAGTCTAACTTTGCGGTTAGGCTATATGTGATTAAAACCCTGTCCGCGCCGGAGGATGCCTTGCTAGTCGTAACAGTTATGATACACGCACAAAGACAAACGGTCTCTTTGTTTCATGAGCTAACGGTGCGTGATGATACAAGAAAGCGAGAtaagtttatatatgtgtgtgtgtttagcgttAAACCTAAATAACTACTGGTTTTGGACGATATAGAGGAGTAACTACGGAGCTTTTGTTGGATAACGATATTTGGGTCAGCGGCACAGCTAATGTGTCACATCTTACCTCATTTACGTGCGTAAAGGCGGCGTGCGTGAGTACGCAGTGATGCGTCAAGCGGCTCCTTCAGTGAAGcgtgtttgttttttataaaaaaatgtttttgatgtgCTTCATTGAAATATTTGTAGGTAATATCTTCGTGTTGTATACTTCGAgtaggtaaataaataatatagttaaaaaataaacgGAAAACTAAACTTTTTATTACATCtaacaatctatctatctatctatctatctatctatctatctatctatctatctatctatccatctatctatctatctatatgaaaaaaattaaatgaatacgtTCAGTCTaggtatattattatatattataaattaatatattacatatattaataacttttttgttttatttttagcgtATATTTATAGCatcattgtttgtgtttgtgcgatattatttatgatttatctATATGATTTCTGTTTACTCTACTATTGGCCATGCTGGATACGCCTATTATGATGAAGTTTAAGTCCTTATGTGGAATACtacagcaatgtttttttttttacattttatgttttactgaTCTCTGTTTAGTCGTTATTTAAAATGTCTCTGTACATAATGTGTCTGTTCCTTTCTGTTACCGTTTGATTATCTTGTTTGGTTATGTCATGGCTCCTGTATCTCCCAGCTGTCAGGTGTGCAAGTTTTTCTTACCACACTGCGTGGGAGAATTGTGTTATCTAATTTCTCAGTAGACTTTCTCAAGCAGTACGTTATAATGTCTGTGGATGTGCTTGTTGGCACTCAGTGTTCTGTCCGGAGCTAATATATTATGCTCTTGGTCTGCTGTTTAAGGACACCAGTTTGTTTACATCCTGGAACTGCTCAACCAGAGCAGATAATTGACTGAAGCAAGTTTCCTTTCTATGTTTAATGCAGCTAGAAATGTCTTTGCGTTGATAGAATAAATCACAACCCAGCCCACTAGGTGCACTTTAGGTAGCACTCGCATTACATTTCTAAATGCCAGCTTtgctttttgggtgaacaaaaaTACTTGGGAATTAATCAGGGAAATGTTTAGTCAGCAACAGAAGCAGCTGTTTTTTGGCTGTCCTGCTAGGTTAGTTTAGGAGCCAGTGACAGAGATTCCCACCTCAGCGCAGACATACTCACTTCTGGGGACTATGgcttctttctccttctttctgTAGGTTATGAGGTTTACAACTTGCGCAGTATCCACCTGATGAATCAAAGGTAAATGATTGTCTTTATTTGCCTGTAGGCTATTTAGCATGTGTACAGGATTAAAGTTACTTTGGCTGGAGGTTGATGGATCTTGGGCACAGTGTACCAACAAATGTCAAAgaag is from Carassius auratus strain Wakin unplaced genomic scaffold, ASM336829v1 scaf_tig00002576, whole genome shotgun sequence and encodes:
- the LOC113069934 gene encoding calcium load-activated calcium channel encodes the protein MSTMFADTILIVFISICTALLAEGITWVLVYRTDKYKRLKAEVEKQSKKLEKKKETITESAGRQQKKKIERQEEKLKNNNRDLSMVRMKSMFAIGFCFTALMGMFNSIFDGRVVAKLPFVPLSYIQGLSHRNLLGEDYTDCSFIFLYILCTMSIRQNIQKMLGLAPSRAATKQAGGFLGPPPQAAKFS